From the genome of Acidobacteriota bacterium, one region includes:
- a CDS encoding adenylosuccinate synthase, with amino-acid sequence MRTSEENTNVAIVGLQWGDEGKGKVVDTLSEYFEIVARYQGGANAGHTVITGDKKFILQLVPTGILRPGKIAVIGQGVVVNPEALLHEIEGLEKSGVNARERLKISDRAHLIMPYHRSHEVAAEQARGVGKIGTTAKGIGPTYEDKSGRRGLRTGDLRNPQAFLRKCKAVLSEKDRIASALFDGAPFGGDEWIEEYVEKARELLPMLIDASEYLNNKIDQGKRILFEGAQGTLLDIDHGTYPFVTSSNASAGGASTGTGVGPTRIAAVMGVSKAYTTRVGSGPFPTEILDDSGEELRARGSEYGAVTGRPRRCGWFDVPAARYGARVNGLSAMIVTKLDILDTLDEIPVGMEYEYQGERFTSFPADVDILDEIKVHYRVLPGWKQSTFGLKEFSKLPQKAQDYLHFLSDQVGVEIAMVSTGPEREQAIWCDENRFANLITSR; translated from the coding sequence ATGAGAACAAGCGAGGAAAATACCAACGTTGCCATCGTCGGCCTCCAATGGGGCGATGAGGGCAAGGGCAAAGTCGTCGATACTCTTTCAGAATACTTCGAAATCGTCGCCCGCTATCAGGGCGGCGCAAATGCCGGCCACACCGTAATTACCGGAGACAAGAAGTTCATTCTACAACTGGTTCCCACAGGGATTCTTCGACCGGGAAAAATCGCGGTGATCGGCCAGGGAGTTGTGGTTAACCCTGAGGCTTTGCTACATGAGATCGAGGGACTTGAAAAAAGCGGGGTAAATGCCCGCGAAAGGCTTAAAATCAGCGACCGCGCCCACCTGATCATGCCTTATCATCGCAGCCACGAAGTGGCCGCAGAACAGGCGCGGGGGGTGGGAAAGATTGGAACTACGGCCAAGGGGATTGGGCCGACTTACGAAGACAAATCCGGCAGGCGCGGGCTGCGCACTGGCGACTTGCGCAACCCCCAGGCCTTCCTCCGCAAGTGCAAGGCAGTCCTTTCAGAAAAGGACCGGATTGCTTCAGCACTATTCGACGGCGCCCCTTTTGGCGGCGACGAGTGGATCGAGGAATATGTCGAGAAAGCACGAGAATTGCTTCCGATGCTGATTGACGCTTCCGAATACCTCAATAATAAAATCGACCAGGGCAAGCGCATTCTCTTCGAAGGGGCGCAGGGCACCTTGCTCGACATTGATCACGGTACGTATCCGTTCGTAACATCTTCGAACGCCTCGGCTGGAGGGGCATCCACGGGCACTGGCGTAGGCCCAACCCGGATCGCGGCGGTGATGGGTGTGTCAAAAGCGTACACAACGCGCGTCGGCAGCGGGCCTTTTCCAACGGAAATACTGGACGACAGCGGCGAAGAATTGCGGGCGAGAGGAAGCGAATACGGCGCCGTGACCGGGCGTCCGCGCCGCTGTGGCTGGTTTGACGTGCCGGCAGCACGCTACGGGGCCCGAGTGAATGGGCTAAGCGCCATGATCGTCACTAAGCTCGACATCCTGGACACGCTTGACGAAATACCGGTTGGCATGGAATACGAATATCAGGGGGAAAGGTTTACGAGCTTTCCCGCGGACGTCGATATTCTGGATGAGATCAAAGTTCACTATCGCGTTCTCCCGGGCTGGAAACAGTCAACGTTCGGATTGAAGGAATTTTCAAAGCTCCCCCAAAAGGCCCAGGACTATCTGCATTTTCTTTCTGATCAGGTCGGCGTGGAAATTGCCATGGTTTCAACGGGACCCGAGCGCGAACAGGCGATCTGGTGCGACGAAAACCGGTTCGCTAATCTCATCACCTCAAGGTGA
- the rsmA gene encoding ribosomal RNA small subunit methyltransferase A: MSMVKRHRPKLGQHFLSDPRYCSRVTDALGLNTDDLVIEIGPGHGAVTGLLASRAQRVVAIEIDPELVDELGQKFRQSPNVEIVPGDVLYTDLGEICRRHNVERCCVFGNLPYYITSPIIHHVLGFAARVRVIGLLVQREVAERLVANPGSRDYGYLTVITRMYSSARMILEIPPGAFAPPPKVHSAFVRFDMDARKRSISPENEQEFLSFLKQSFAFKRKKLLNCLAPISSRQRIEAELERLALPLSVRAEQLSLEQFIAIFLNLR, from the coding sequence ATGTCTATGGTTAAACGTCACCGGCCGAAGCTGGGGCAACACTTTCTCTCGGATCCTCGCTATTGCTCGCGTGTTACGGATGCGCTTGGGTTGAATACCGATGACCTCGTCATTGAAATTGGTCCGGGCCACGGAGCCGTGACGGGGTTGCTGGCCTCTCGCGCTCAGCGAGTTGTGGCAATTGAGATCGACCCTGAACTTGTGGATGAGCTTGGGCAGAAGTTCCGGCAATCGCCCAACGTGGAAATTGTTCCCGGCGATGTTTTGTATACCGACCTGGGTGAAATTTGCCGTCGTCACAACGTGGAGCGGTGCTGCGTATTTGGCAATCTTCCTTACTACATTACTTCCCCAATTATCCATCATGTGCTTGGATTTGCTGCGCGGGTTCGCGTCATAGGCTTGTTGGTCCAAAGAGAGGTTGCCGAACGGCTGGTGGCAAACCCGGGGTCGCGCGATTACGGTTATCTCACAGTCATCACACGCATGTATTCTTCCGCCCGCATGATTCTCGAGATTCCTCCCGGGGCTTTCGCCCCGCCGCCCAAGGTCCACTCAGCCTTTGTCCGGTTTGATATGGACGCAAGGAAACGAAGTATAAGTCCTGAAAACGAGCAGGAATTTCTCAGCTTCCTGAAACAGTCTTTTGCTTTCAAACGAAAGAAGCTTCTGAATTGTCTTGCTCCTATATCTTCACGGCAGAGAATTGAAGCAGAACTCGAGCGCCTTGCACTGCCCCTGAGTGTACGGGCTGAACAGCTTTCGCTTGAGCAGTTCATCGCTATTTTTTTAAACCTTCGCTAG
- the glgA gene encoding glycogen synthase GlgA, whose product MKIVFVASEGVPYSKTGGLADVVGALPKALASLGYEVEVFLPRYKATRPGAVVPGAGSITVPLSGGFKFASIQIAGESNGVRTYLMECPELFDRDELYMEKGKDYPDNAERFAAFSMAALEFMKRLPAPPAVIHCHDWQSALVPVYLRSLYEGDTFYKDTSVLFTIHNIGYQGLFPPDIMPRISINKSLFKIEGLEYYGKVNLLKGGIVFSDFVSTVSQKYAQEIQTDEFGHGLEGVLRGRADRLTGILNGVDYDDWNPATDKLIPANYTPENMKGKEVCKKALLQKLGVQNPVTDRPVLGIVSRFVRQKGFDLIAQVADELMREELYITALGTGEPEYEELFRSFSKKYPDKFLVRVAYDNTLAHQIEAGADMFLMPSRYEPCGLNQIYSMKYGTVPVVRATGGLDDTVQPFDGEKGTGFRFRQYSPVALLACLQRAIATFRDSDAWSRLQHNCMQEDFSWSQSAGKYASLYESLYATRAERAISSVVS is encoded by the coding sequence ATGAAGATTGTTTTTGTAGCGTCTGAAGGTGTGCCCTATTCCAAAACGGGAGGATTGGCTGATGTTGTAGGCGCACTACCCAAGGCGTTGGCGTCGCTCGGCTACGAAGTAGAGGTTTTCCTTCCCCGTTACAAAGCGACAAGACCCGGAGCCGTTGTCCCGGGCGCGGGCAGCATCACTGTCCCTCTCTCCGGAGGCTTTAAGTTTGCCTCCATCCAAATTGCCGGTGAATCGAACGGGGTCCGAACGTATCTGATGGAATGTCCGGAATTGTTTGATCGGGATGAACTTTATATGGAGAAAGGCAAAGATTATCCCGACAACGCAGAGCGTTTCGCTGCATTTTCAATGGCAGCGCTGGAATTCATGAAGCGATTACCCGCGCCGCCGGCGGTGATTCATTGCCACGACTGGCAGTCTGCGCTGGTCCCTGTCTACTTGCGGAGCCTTTACGAGGGGGACACGTTTTACAAAGATACTTCAGTGCTGTTTACCATCCATAACATCGGCTATCAGGGACTCTTCCCGCCCGACATTATGCCTCGAATATCCATCAATAAAAGTCTGTTCAAAATCGAGGGGCTGGAATATTACGGCAAGGTGAATCTGCTGAAGGGTGGGATTGTCTTTTCAGACTTTGTTTCCACCGTCAGCCAGAAATATGCGCAGGAGATCCAGACCGACGAGTTCGGGCACGGGCTTGAAGGCGTACTGAGAGGCCGCGCCGATCGTCTGACTGGAATTTTAAACGGGGTTGACTACGATGACTGGAATCCCGCCACGGACAAATTGATTCCTGCAAATTATACGCCTGAGAATATGAAGGGGAAGGAAGTCTGCAAGAAGGCGCTGCTTCAAAAGCTGGGCGTTCAGAATCCCGTCACGGACCGCCCTGTGCTCGGCATCGTGTCGCGGTTTGTACGGCAAAAAGGGTTCGACCTGATCGCGCAGGTTGCCGATGAGCTGATGAGGGAAGAGCTTTACATCACGGCGCTCGGGACAGGAGAGCCGGAATACGAGGAACTGTTCCGTTCGTTCTCGAAGAAGTATCCGGATAAATTCCTGGTCAGGGTGGCGTATGACAACACCCTCGCCCACCAGATTGAAGCCGGCGCCGATATGTTTTTGATGCCTTCCCGTTATGAGCCTTGCGGCCTGAATCAGATCTACAGCATGAAATATGGTACGGTGCCCGTGGTGAGGGCCACCGGCGGCCTGGATGATACCGTTCAGCCATTCGATGGCGAGAAGGGAACGGGGTTCCGATTCCGGCAGTATTCACCCGTAGCGTTGCTCGCGTGTCTCCAGCGGGCAATCGCCACTTTCCGCGACAGTGACGCGTGGTCCAGACTGCAGCATAACTGCATGCAGGAAGATTTCTCGTGGTCGCAATCAGCCGGGAAATACGCGAGCCTCTACGAAAGCCTTTACGCAACCAGGGCTGAGAGAGCAATATCCAGTGTTGTATCGTAA
- the trxA gene encoding thioredoxin: protein MAGGNILEFSDQNFEQEVLKADKPVLVDFWAEWCAPCRMIAPAVEAIAGEYVGRAKVGKLNVDENASVTSRYNIRSIPTLLVFKNGEIKDQLVGTTSKDNLAKLLDKNL from the coding sequence ATGGCTGGAGGTAACATCCTGGAGTTTAGTGACCAGAATTTCGAGCAGGAAGTCCTAAAGGCTGACAAGCCTGTGCTCGTGGACTTCTGGGCGGAGTGGTGCGCTCCCTGCCGCATGATTGCTCCTGCAGTGGAGGCAATCGCCGGCGAATATGTTGGCCGGGCTAAGGTGGGAAAGCTGAATGTGGACGAGAATGCGTCGGTCACGAGTCGCTACAATATCCGAAGCATTCCTACCTTGCTGGTTTTTAAGAACGGGGAAATCAAAGACCAGCTTGTCGGGACAACATCGAAAGATAATCTCGCAAAGCTCCTGGACAAGAACCTCTAA
- a CDS encoding ribonuclease J, giving the protein MSNSDNKLRAIPLGGLGEFGMNMMVFEYGDHAVVVDCGVMFPDSELPGVDIIVPDITYLRQIQDRIRAILLTHGHEDHIGALPYVVDEIDAPVYGTAFTLELAKAKLVEHGLEDSVEMREMKPAAPFDIGPFHVEFIHLTHSIIESGALAITTPAGTIIHTGDFKFDPTPMDQRQSDLHTLADYGRKGVLALFSDSTNVERPGITPSERAVRERLSEIMTAAEGRVLITCFSTSVHRLQIVADLAHERRRRLCFLGRSMLQISDIAQRMGKLRLPPGLLVEQHELRNLPRSDVVVVLTGSQGEPMAALPRVAVNRHKWASVEPGDEVVISARVIPGNEKSIFRMIDHLYRRGAHIHYDDGSQPPVHVSGHGSAEESSLMLNLIRPRYFVPIHGEYRQLFQHAEAAKRVGIPPENVFLLESGDVLEFSGDGAKKADRVPVGRVCIDVGTLDEVDDIILKERRHISADGIVIPILAINEHTGQLEVPPEIVSRGFIPMDEAKDLVESARQVIFKTIEVSNAEEIADWGVIKEKIRTALRRHFDQETGKRPMVLPVVLEV; this is encoded by the coding sequence ATCTCAAATTCTGATAATAAGTTACGAGCCATCCCCCTTGGGGGGCTCGGTGAGTTCGGCATGAACATGATGGTCTTCGAGTATGGCGATCATGCTGTGGTGGTTGACTGCGGCGTGATGTTCCCGGACTCCGAGCTGCCTGGTGTTGACATCATTGTTCCCGATATTACTTATCTCCGCCAGATCCAGGACCGGATCAGGGCCATTCTTCTTACCCACGGCCATGAAGACCACATCGGCGCACTGCCTTACGTGGTGGATGAAATCGATGCGCCCGTTTACGGAACTGCATTCACCCTCGAGCTGGCGAAGGCCAAACTGGTGGAGCACGGGCTGGAAGACAGCGTCGAGATGCGTGAGATGAAGCCTGCCGCCCCATTTGACATCGGGCCGTTCCACGTGGAGTTTATTCATCTTACCCACAGCATTATCGAGTCGGGTGCGTTGGCCATCACGACGCCTGCCGGGACCATCATCCATACAGGTGACTTCAAGTTCGATCCGACGCCCATGGACCAGCGCCAGAGCGACTTGCATACCCTTGCGGATTATGGCCGCAAAGGGGTGCTGGCGCTGTTTTCGGACTCCACCAACGTCGAGCGTCCGGGCATCACACCCTCGGAACGCGCCGTCCGTGAGCGGCTTTCTGAAATTATGACGGCCGCCGAAGGGCGCGTGTTGATTACCTGCTTCTCAACTTCCGTCCACCGGCTGCAAATTGTGGCGGACCTCGCCCATGAACGCCGCCGCCGGCTCTGTTTTCTGGGGCGCAGCATGCTCCAGATTTCGGACATTGCCCAGAGGATGGGAAAACTCCGCCTCCCGCCGGGCCTGCTGGTTGAGCAACACGAACTCCGTAACCTCCCGCGATCCGACGTGGTCGTGGTGCTAACTGGAAGCCAGGGCGAACCGATGGCCGCGCTTCCACGGGTTGCAGTCAATCGCCACAAGTGGGCATCGGTTGAGCCGGGTGATGAAGTGGTTATCTCTGCCCGCGTGATTCCTGGCAACGAGAAGTCCATCTTCCGCATGATCGACCATCTGTACCGCCGGGGAGCTCACATCCATTACGACGATGGCAGCCAGCCACCCGTCCATGTTTCCGGGCATGGAAGCGCAGAGGAATCCAGCCTGATGCTCAACCTGATTCGGCCACGATATTTTGTGCCGATCCACGGCGAATATCGCCAGCTTTTTCAACATGCAGAGGCGGCTAAACGGGTAGGCATCCCGCCCGAGAACGTCTTTCTGCTGGAAAGCGGCGATGTGCTGGAATTTTCTGGCGACGGGGCAAAGAAAGCTGATCGCGTTCCCGTGGGCCGCGTCTGTATTGATGTCGGGACACTGGATGAGGTGGACGACATCATCCTCAAGGAAAGGCGGCACATATCTGCAGACGGCATCGTTATTCCAATTCTTGCGATCAACGAACATACCGGGCAGCTGGAGGTGCCACCGGAAATCGTTTCACGCGGATTTATTCCTATGGATGAGGCGAAGGACCTGGTGGAAAGCGCGCGCCAGGTGATCTTCAAGACCATTGAGGTTTCCAATGCGGAGGAGATTGCAGACTGGGGCGTCATCAAGGAGAAGATTCGGACGGCTTTGCGCCGCCATTTTGACCAGGAAACCGGCAAGCGCCCCATGGTTCTCCCTGTTGTGCTTGAGGTGTGA